Proteins co-encoded in one Streptococcus ruminicola genomic window:
- a CDS encoding NAD(P)H-hydrate dehydratase — MIIDERLARKVVVKRQADSHKGTYGRVLLIGGFYPYGGAIIMSALAAVKSGAGLVTVATERENIAALHAHLPEAMAFDCEDEEFLAENLAKADVVLIGPGLGENSKAKRVFEEVLSKVSEKQILLVDGSALNLLAKVMPVFCQAGHIILTPHQKEWERLSGLAIADQSLEKTQAALAHFPKETILVAKSHHTKILQGSQVGELTVGGPYQATGGMGDTLCGMIAGFVAQFKDNLFESVAVATYLHSAIAEQLSQEAYVVLPTTISAVLPKVMKKLSE, encoded by the coding sequence ATGATTATTGACGAACGCTTAGCACGCAAGGTTGTTGTCAAACGTCAAGCGGATTCCCATAAGGGGACTTATGGGCGCGTGCTCTTGATTGGTGGCTTTTATCCTTATGGCGGGGCTATCATCATGAGTGCTTTAGCTGCGGTTAAAAGCGGTGCTGGTTTAGTGACAGTAGCGACGGAGCGCGAGAATATTGCAGCGCTTCACGCTCATTTACCAGAAGCTATGGCCTTTGATTGTGAGGACGAAGAATTCTTAGCGGAAAATCTTGCCAAGGCAGATGTGGTTTTGATTGGTCCTGGTTTAGGGGAAAATAGCAAAGCTAAACGCGTGTTTGAAGAAGTGCTTTCTAAAGTTTCTGAAAAACAGATTTTGCTTGTTGATGGTTCTGCCTTAAATCTGCTTGCCAAAGTCATGCCAGTTTTCTGTCAGGCAGGTCACATTATTTTAACACCGCACCAAAAGGAGTGGGAACGTCTGTCTGGTTTGGCAATTGCTGACCAAAGTCTTGAAAAGACCCAAGCAGCTCTGGCTCATTTTCCAAAAGAGACGATTTTAGTGGCTAAAAGTCATCACACCAAAATCTTACAAGGTAGCCAAGTTGGAGAATTAACCGTTGGTGGTCCTTATCAGGCAACTGGTGGCATGGGTGATACCCTTTGTGGAATGATTGCTGGTTTTGTGGCTCAGTTTAAGGATAATCTCTTTGAGAGTGTTGCAGTAGCAACGTATTTGCACTCAGCGATCGCTGAACAACTCAGTCAAGAAGCTTATGTCGTTTTACCGACAACAATCAGCGCAGTTCTTCCAAAAGTCATGAAAAAATTATCAGAATAA